One genomic region from Terriglobus aquaticus encodes:
- a CDS encoding MFS transporter, with the protein MASSKAFLKSGHPATLLASFLYFDFSFAVWVLNGAMGPFISEQFHLTPAQVGLMVSVPTFAGALMRFPLGVLSQYIGRKSAAILEMSCIILALLFGYFFVNSFNSVLAMGVLLGIAGASFGVALSLGSGWFPQEYKGLAMGIAGAGNSGTALAAFFAPRLAKTYGWQHVYGLAALCMLLPLVVMIVFAKEPPDTEHQTLRQHLKCLVEADGWYFNLIYIITFGGFIGLSTFLPSLYVSQFHIAKTQAGTLTMLATLTGSVTRVIGGWFADKIGGITTLSVVFLIAIAGLFGLTTHPTLGVTTALLMLCFAALGAGNGATFQMVPLRWPVTTAIAGGMIGEIGALGGSVLPNVLGQSKQHTGSYGAGFAAYACFAMLVLVVLRVVSRQWTRTWVGKGGRAPGTYVESETVVTGEGLLVQS; encoded by the coding sequence ATGGCCAGCAGCAAAGCCTTCCTCAAGTCCGGGCACCCCGCCACGCTTCTTGCGTCATTTCTCTACTTCGATTTTTCCTTCGCCGTCTGGGTGCTCAACGGCGCCATGGGCCCATTCATCTCGGAGCAGTTTCACCTCACGCCCGCTCAGGTCGGCCTCATGGTCTCCGTGCCCACGTTTGCGGGCGCGCTCATGCGCTTCCCGCTCGGCGTGCTCAGCCAGTACATCGGTCGCAAGAGCGCCGCGATTCTTGAGATGAGCTGCATCATCCTTGCTCTGCTCTTCGGCTACTTCTTCGTCAACAGCTTCAACAGCGTGCTCGCCATGGGTGTGCTGCTCGGCATCGCTGGCGCCAGCTTCGGCGTTGCGCTCTCGCTCGGATCGGGCTGGTTCCCGCAGGAATACAAGGGGCTCGCCATGGGCATCGCGGGCGCGGGCAACAGCGGCACCGCACTTGCCGCGTTCTTCGCTCCCCGGCTTGCGAAAACCTATGGCTGGCAGCACGTCTACGGTCTGGCCGCGCTTTGCATGCTGCTTCCCCTCGTCGTCATGATCGTCTTCGCCAAGGAGCCGCCCGACACCGAACACCAGACCCTGCGCCAGCACCTGAAGTGCCTGGTGGAAGCCGACGGCTGGTACTTCAACCTGATCTACATCATCACTTTCGGCGGCTTCATCGGCCTGTCCACCTTCCTACCCTCGCTCTACGTGTCGCAGTTCCACATCGCTAAAACACAGGCTGGAACGCTCACCATGTTGGCCACGCTTACCGGCTCCGTTACACGTGTCATCGGCGGCTGGTTTGCAGACAAGATCGGCGGCATCACCACGCTCTCTGTCGTGTTCCTCATCGCAATCGCGGGCCTTTTCGGCCTCACCACGCATCCCACGCTCGGTGTCACCACGGCCCTCCTCATGCTGTGCTTCGCCGCGCTCGGCGCAGGCAACGGAGCCACCTTCCAGATGGTGCCGCTGCGCTGGCCGGTGACCACCGCCATCGCGGGCGGCATGATCGGCGAAATCGGCGCGCTCGGCGGTTCCGTGCTGCCTAACGTCCTCGGCCAGTCCAAGCAGCACACCGGATCCTACGGCGCGGGCTTCGCCGCCTACGCCTGCTTTGCCATGCTTGTGCTCGTGGTGCTCCGCGTCGTCTCTCGCCAATGGACACGCACCTGGGTTGGCAAGGGCGGGCGGGCGCCGGGCACCTATGTCGAGAGCGAAACCGTCGTCACCGGCGAAGGCCTGCTCGTGCAGTCGTAG